In Chlorobiota bacterium, the sequence CCAACCATGAATACCGCAATTGCACCGAAGCACTGGACCTACGATGACTATCTTCAGCTTTCCGACGAAATACGGTATGAAATTCTTGAAGGAGATTTAGCAATGGCACCAGCACCAGATTCCAATCATCAGATCACCTCAATGGAGGTTGAGTTCCCGATGGAAACGTTCGTTCGTACCCAGAAATTAGGGATTGTGTTGCATGCTCCGATTGATGTAATCCTAAGCAAACAGGTCGTGCTTCAGCCGGATATTCTGTTTGTGTCGAAGGAACGCCGGGAAATTGTTCAGAAGCGAGGCGTGTTCGGCGCGCCCGATATCGTTATCGAAATTGTCTCCCCGGGGTCGGTTCAGGCGGATCGTTATCGGAAAAAAGATATTTATCAGGAGCATGGAGTTCGCGAGTACTGGATTATTGATCCGAGGAATAAAAGCATAGAAATTTTTGCACTAACCGAACGAGGGTATGAGCTTCATTCAATCGCGGAAGAGTCCGGGATTGTGGAGTCAATCGTTCTTGCGGGATTTACGCTAGATATTGAACCAATTTTCCAACAACTGATAGACTAGGCTACAACCAACATGAGCAATATTCTTTCTGGAACGTTTGGCGTTTGTGGGGGCGGAACAATGGGGAGCGGGATTGCCTACGCGGCGGCAATGGCCGGATATTCGGTGCACCTGTATGACATCACCGATGAAGCCGTGGCACGCGGAATTTCCACGATTAAAAAATTCCTTGCTGGGGGAGTCGAGCGGGGAAAAATAACGGAGGAAATCGCCAGCACAACAATGCAGCGCGTGCAGGGAACAACGTCGCTGGAATCGTTTGCCGATTGCGGGGTGGTGGTGGAAGCAATCGTTGAAAACATGGAGGTGAAAAAGAATTTATTCACCCAGCTTGCGGCGGTTGTTCACCAGGGGTGCATTCTTGCAAGCAACACCAGTTCGCTTCCAATTACTGAGCTTGCCAACGGCATTCCAAACCCAGAGCGGGTTGTGGGAATGCACTTTTTCAACCCCGCCCACATTATGAAGTTGGTGGAGGTAATCGAAGGGTTCCGGACTTCGCAGGAGGTGGTGGAAACCACGGTCGCGCTTTCGCGTGAGTTGGGGAAAACGCCTGTTCGGGCAAAGGATACGCCGGGGTTTATCGTGAACCGTGTGGCCCGCAATTTTTACGGCGAATCGTTCCGCATCGCTGGGGAAGGGGCCTCCACCCACGACCAGATTGACCGCTGCATGAAAGCGATCGGGTTCAAAATGGGGCCGTTTGAATTGATGGACCTTATCGGCATTGATGTGAATTTCGCGGTGACGCAATCGGTCTATGATCTCTATTTCAACGAGGCTCGATTCCGCCCGCATTTAATTCAAAGAAAAATGGTGGAATCGGGATTGCTGGGGAAGAAATCGGGAAAAGGGTTTTATTGATACTCAG encodes:
- a CDS encoding Uma2 family endonuclease, which gives rise to MNTAIAPKHWTYDDYLQLSDEIRYEILEGDLAMAPAPDSNHQITSMEVEFPMETFVRTQKLGIVLHAPIDVILSKQVVLQPDILFVSKERREIVQKRGVFGAPDIVIEIVSPGSVQADRYRKKDIYQEHGVREYWIIDPRNKSIEIFALTERGYELHSIAEESGIVESIVLAGFTLDIEPIFQQLID
- a CDS encoding 3-hydroxybutyryl-CoA dehydrogenase — encoded protein: MSNILSGTFGVCGGGTMGSGIAYAAAMAGYSVHLYDITDEAVARGISTIKKFLAGGVERGKITEEIASTTMQRVQGTTSLESFADCGVVVEAIVENMEVKKNLFTQLAAVVHQGCILASNTSSLPITELANGIPNPERVVGMHFFNPAHIMKLVEVIEGFRTSQEVVETTVALSRELGKTPVRAKDTPGFIVNRVARNFYGESFRIAGEGASTHDQIDRCMKAIGFKMGPFELMDLIGIDVNFAVTQSVYDLYFNEARFRPHLIQRKMVESGLLGKKSGKGFY